In the genome of Spodoptera frugiperda isolate SF20-4 chromosome 1, AGI-APGP_CSIRO_Sfru_2.0, whole genome shotgun sequence, the window acatacatattCGTGTTGTAGGTACGTTTGTTTTATACATCAATGGTGTATTTTACAAGTATACAGTTTCACATACACACGGACCCGCAACAGCAATAAAtagatcacgcaaagagttgcaCATTGCGAGAATAGAAACCGAAACACAAAATGCATGGTTTTGAGATTGATATGACCTTAGATCGACCAAGAccttatttttaagaaataaaaagcaaatagaaaaatatgcaAGTTGGTAAAACTGGATAGTAAAATGGTGCAAAGGAAAGTGTGTGTGACATTGTGTGAGTAGAGATAGTTGACTTTTTGGATAcatattgaaaattaataaatactgaacaaaaatgaataattatacagtgtttactgattaaaaccggATAAATACTCAGTATTTGTTCATTTCGAATATCCATCATAAAAATCGCGCATTTATATGACTTTACCTTTATTGCAAGAAACAAAGACAGACGTTGGCTAAACAAAGAGCGTCaatgacaaaacaaaacttGCTTGACATTATAATTTGACAATATTGATATTGACAGTGACGGGTACAGCAACCCAACCAACACAACCTTATTAGAAACCGCCAAGTTATTTTCATCTTCGTGGTTTTAGTGGATGTGGTAATTCCTTGCTctattattaagaaatatatttatgtgataATTTTTCTTGTAATATTGTTGTGGAAGAATGAATCCTTGTTCAGTCGCTGCGCCTCAACAAGACACCGAAGGGGATGGAAGATGGTATAGCATTGTAAGTTTTCTATTCTAATATTAATTCTCGAGCCGTTACAATTTGCTAATATAGACGGTTGAATTCACAGTACATTTTCTGATTCACATACgtgttaaaaattttaattagtttcgGATTGCATTTGCTGACCTAGTTTGTTAATAATCGGCAAATGCAGATTACTGTAATCTAACACTAATCCGGTAagtataatagtaattttaagtGCACTTATGATTCCCCGCGCACGTAATATTTGAGTAGTTTGGTGGAAACCTTATACCTGATTAGAACTTCATGTGACTTCCATTATTGTAAtcaatacaaatttattttaatcaataattcCTTTTACAGCATAATCGATTTTTGTCAGATGCCAAAGGGAAAGATGGTGATGTAATTTTCATTGGAGATTCAATTCTACAAGCTCTTGAGCATACTGAAGTATGGAACCAGTGGTTTGCACCTCTGCATTGTCTCAACTTCAGCATTCACAAGGATCAGACTCAAAATGTGTTGTGGCGCATCAAGAATGGAGAACTTGATCATGTTGATCCAAAGGTGTGTAGCACACTAAATGGTAAATCTTGTCCACTTATTTGATATGAGTTTCATAAGTTTGTGTTGTTTCAGGTAATAGTTGTACATGTTGGAACAAACAATGTTGAACATACTGCTGAGCAAGTGTGTGATGGTATCCTAGAAATAATTAGAACAATCAGGGAGAAACACCCAAGTGCTTACATAGTATTGcctgtaagtattttttatattcatcatttctttgtacaaaatctttttttaaaatatgaatatcacttttattggtttttttaatttcagagTCTACTTCCTCGAGGTCAACACCCTAATTTGTTAAGGGAGAAAAACTCTACAATCAATCAGCTGTTACGTGAAAAAGTAGCCAATATGAATAAAGTGGAAATGGTTTCAATAGACAAAGGGTTTATACAGACTGATGGCACCATCAGCCACCATGATATGCATGATTACCTCACACCAACTAATGCAGCCTGTAGGAAAGCATTTGAACCTATCTATGATCTCCTGCAACAAATCCTCTTTGAGGGAGAGCCTGAAAAAGACTTAACACCTTCTGAATAATGTTGTTCTATTTAGTACTATATGGCAGCTTTTTTTGCAGCAGGTTATTGTGATGAAACCAGTAGTACTTATCATTAGCTTTTTATATTAAGCCTAAGTGTCaaacgtttttaaatattgttaactTATAAACCTCTACATTCCAAATTAGcattatgatattttaatcggctgtgtttatttaatcactccacttttaatgttttttatttattatcgcttattatttttacaagcttAATTTAGCTTTTAAGAAAATGCATTTTTATGTGCACACTTTACTTGTGCACAACAGGGTTAGTACTTACCTatctagtatttattatttcacatcCATGATATGATTTTATGTAACTTTAGAAACCGTGAGACAAGTATTATGttactattgttattttttagaaCCTCTTTTTGGAGATATGTAACAAagcaattttagtttaattttagaatGTTAAATTTATTCTTCTGGAAGGTACTCACACAAGTACATTagtctttattttattcacctatctatttttattactttgcaCATCACATTAATGGAATTGTCTATAACTATAACCAAAGATCTTGGAAGATTACCTTACCAAAGTTATAACAGTATATGAATTGCATTGGATGATTATAAATGCAATTCTATTTTTGATAAAgacctacatttttaaattacttacataataagaTCTGTATGAATAAGTACATTGTTTTAGACTTGTTTTCATTTGTTGCAAATGTATTGTGTAGCCAATGTTGCACAAAATGTGCATGTAACACAGTAATAGTTATTCTCCAATATCACTGTAGGCATATTTAGTGACTATTTAACTGATAAGGTACTCATGTTGCCAAACAAGTTTGCTTGAATCTCGAAATGTTatggaatatttatttgcatgatGAAGCTTGAAAGTAAACAGTGCAATTATTTCTATATAACCAAATGCTGTTTTATTCATTACCCTGGTTAACCTATGGTGTGCTGGAAACAGATCCATGTGAGACACAATGTGATTTCTATTGTATCTTATATAGGAGGGATTAGTGTCATtattatgaagaaaaaaaaaaacatttatgaaaacaaagatctacatttatttttataacatctaCTCTTTTGtacatagttttaaattaactacATTGAATGTTACTTCATTGAAgattactaattactaatagtaatctaaaatttatttagtaaccTGTTATAGTAAAGCTTGAATGGTAGGATGGGACTAGCTTGGAGGAGTGACCTGTCAAATATATTAAAGTTTCTCTTTTGAAGTTTAGTTAAATAGTTGTGGACAGCTGTTGCAGGCAAAAATATCTGCCTAGCAGTTTCAGgaacatttattttccttgcctgAAAATGGAAAGAAAGTGATATAGTTTGATACTTAcaagattatttattatgattcaAGCTAGAGTTATCACAAtttattacagtaataaataacaatactacATGTGTATTGTAATCAAACAATACATGTGTAAAGCTGGTAGTAGACAATTTCTGCCTATGAAAGCAGGTGTCGTGATATAGTTTATAAACAGCTAGTTATGCATAACACTACACCCTTTTATTCCCTAAAGAACATTCAAAAGTGGTTTTGTATCCtcatcattatcagcctatTCTCATCCGCTGCTGGACCTAGGCCTCTCCAATTGCATGCcaggttttgtatttattaatttacaattacatacaaaacCTCTTTATGTTATAGCTAGAGTCCAAACTATGAATAGATTATCAAGGATTGGTTTTACCATTCAGTAATTTTTTATGATTTGTAAAATTAGATTTGCCAAGAGAACTACATCAAAAACTATAATACCTTTTCTAAATGACTGTTTGCTCTTGAAGCAATTTCAAAGACTGCATTTCTCATTTGTTCACTGTCGGTACATCTCAGGACATTTTCTTGACTTAATTGATACTTCATAAGTATATCCATGGGCAGGAAGACTACCTTCTGGCGACTGGATACATGGACAGATCTGTAAAAAATTGTTAAAGAATAGATGAAATGAAGCATTAATTGTGATAGCTGAGTATTGATCTTTTATCAAAGCTGTAAGTTCCAGACCTCAGTATATTTGTTATTCCTTGAGCCTTTCCCAAATGTGACGCAGCATGATCAGCATGAACATCTTTAACTCCTCCTATGCCTAACAGAAGGTAGTACACAGAAGAGACAGATTCTTCAGCATATTTCTCAATGTCCTCTAaacttttaaagtattttgCCTTGTTCATGTTACTTCTTGATGTGATGAGTTTTTCCAAATGTCTTCGTTGCAGTCCATAACAGCAACACACCTGAAAAAAAGTTACCGATTTAATACATTGAATGACTGCTCTCAATAAGGATTGTATTTGTGCTGGTACTATcctttaaagttatttaatataccTTGAAAAGTTCTTGTGCTACAGGATTTGCAGGTACATTTTTCAGCGTCTGTTCTTTGTTAAACATTCCCTTGAGAGCATCATGCCAGAATTGTAGCCGGAATGCAGCTGTCTGAGCATCAGATGTTAAGTCTTGCACTCGAGCTACTTCAACGTTGAAAGCTCTCAATACAAAGGCAGGAGAGCGCAGAGACTTCGTCATCAGAAGAGTAGCCAAAAGTTTTCATAATCATGCTGTCTATCTGCAAAATACATAAAGTACCAGAATATGCGATACAATAGTTGGTCTAATATCCTAAATGGTTCCTCTACTAAGTacatttatgttaatactacacaagtattcaatgtttttacaaatattgtaCTAATTACTTTACTATATCTGCACAATAGTCGATTGATGATGTATTTGCTGTAGCTTCACTAGGTTCTGTTTTGATTGATCTTGTAACTACTCTCACAGGTTTAGAAGAGTCAAGCATGCGTATAAATATTCTGTGTTTATTCATTTTTGAGAATCGAATAAAATTTAAGATAACCCTAATAAGTAATAATCAATCAGCTGCTCGCTCGCTCGGCTCAACAAAAATTGACTTCGCATGTCAAATTTGACAATTGACATTTTGTCGTATAtgtcattttcatttattttttatttttagggttACGCAACAACCGTTAAATTTTTTCCTTGCAAATGGAAAATCTTCTAAAAACAAGTATTAAAATCTATTGACTCGTAGTGCACCGGGTTGCTACTACAGTTACAGTGATCTCAATTATTCCAATACTCTTTTTTGACAAGTTCGCCATTGACTCcaactatttaaaattatttctctgTACATAACGCACCCACTGCgttatctaaaatataaaaataagccgggttttccttcctgacgctataactccagaaacgcgaaccgatttccacggtgtTGCATTTTTTGAAAAGGTCTTGGCCTCCGTGAGGtgtatagcaaagaaaattcaggagaAAAGCGGGAAAACAGGGAacatcattggtggcgaaacggagttcgccgagtttgcaggtatattatgtgtatgtgaagttatTTTCACATAGGTATACATTACAACCAGACCCgctacaacaatttgtggatcatataggtagagttgcttcgtgtgggaatcgaacccgctacactacacgtgcggcagccggttacgcAACCACCGCGACAACCGCACAGTTGGGAATGTGGTACATTACATTCTATCTGCCCAGGAATTAATGAATGATGAAGGTTATAGTACGAGCTCCAACCTGTGTAGTAGGTACTTTCTGATTGGGATGCTAAAAATGTTCGTAATAAGGCCGTTTTTTTGGTGTGGGACTGCTAAATCAGATTAAACATGATAGAGCCAGCTGAAAGGGATTAAGACAAGGTTTATTTGCTTGTTGATACTGAAGATGAGGATAATGATTTGTGATACCATTAATTTCCCTATATTTGCCACGGTCACGTGGTAGAGGTCACGATGAATAAGCACTTCTTGAATGCCAGGAACGTGGCTGTCTCGCCTCGTCAACCTGTATGTGTCGTTCACATTTTGggacaatttaaaaatagttttaaagttgAACTTGTTTAAcgtaataatttataatctttTGGCTTTTTCTTGGTATAGGTAAATGCCATactttaagtaggtaggtagttaggtactaCTTTATGACATTTATGttccaatatttatttgatttattttgtactgTTAATCACTAACATTGGTAATTCTAAGAGATtatacataaaaagaaataaatttggTAGCATGTGATGTTTTCGCTAAAAATGTTGGTGATTGGTTTATTAATATCATCAGCTTCAGCTTATTTGCATTTCTAGTTTCATCGAACCGCACAAATAAAAGTAAGTTGCAAGATAAAATTATCGTCATTATAGTTTGTCTATTCTATGAAAATGTCGTGCCGATTACGGGACCGTACAGAATGGGACGTGAGGGCTTCTACTTTAGCCCGAAACACATTTAATCCTATAAGAGATATTATCGAAACTCTTCGTATTAAACCGAATCCGGATATACCGTACATCGCCCTCTCAGTAGGTGAGTAAcccttttttgtttgtttaccaaaAACCCAAAATCAGTGTTGACTGACTTCCCGTTCTTGTAGCCAAAAATAAGGCTTAATTTTCGAGCATGTCTGCATTTCGTGACTAACTAAATAAATCCAGGCCTTTAGGTACTAATTctgttctaattaaaaaaaaataggttgtACGGGCaatatttttctgtaatatCTGGCCGCAGAATCGGCAAATAATTGCACAGCCAAATCAAACACGGCCATACCAAAACGTTTGGTTACATAACCGGGATAGTACCTAATATTAACTGTAACACTACTTGGTAATGTTTGCAATATAGGATTGCAGGATCTTCGTCAGATTtagtgaattttttttttaattttcgctGTACAAAATGATATGGGGTTTCAAATTCAGTTCGGTTAAGCAGAATAAGTATTATAAGGCCCTTAATTTAACAATTCCTAAGGTCAACGAAATTTTCAAAGACCGCGGGTAGTACTTCAGTAACAACACCCATGatgttatattaaaaagaaGACAGTTACTATATTGGGGCTCATCATTTCTTTTTTGATAAAGCTGAACTTAATTTATTAGACCGTAGTCTACCCCAGTTTTTAGACAACAAACGAGTAAAACATCACATTTGCTACATTTTATCACACGGGTTGTAGGAAGTGAGGTGTACCCTGGCCCCAGGATTCACGGGACGCCTTTAGAGCAGTTGTAGCACAGTAGTAGTTGTGGGATACGAAAGGGCCCCATGTTATTTGCTATACACGAGCAGCATGCTCTACAGACgcgcctttttttttgagggtggaaaaccATCCAGTgtcttctgccgccttgggcgaggcgggagagagtgtcggactcttacaaactaaaaaccactccgttcctactcctgcttttcgagccggagtcccggatCTACCTACAGACGCGCCTGGCTGTTTCATCACCTTTACGCTTGGGAATAAATTTTGTGCCAGTTAAATTGCCTCTAAATAGATTTAAGTTAAATGAGTATAGTTAAACTGAAAACATTCTCAGTAAGATTCAAGAGCAGATACGCCATTTCATCATCCCAGGCAGCGTTATCCGGGTTGCCTCCTTTCGGGACTCAGAGTCCGCATTCCTGCTTCAGTCACTCCACTTGCGTGATCTTTCGCTTCCTTGACAATGAAGTCGTTTCCACCTATACCTAAGTGATCAGAAAAGTATGTACCGAACCAAACCGAATCGAATCCTAGTCTCATGTGATCATGTCTGATAGTCGCTCAATAGTTGCGTTTGTAACCATTCGAACAATGAATCAATCAATTTAACAATGACGATGACAATGACATCCCATTTAAATTTATCCAgtgcaaatattaatttataatctgTTCAGTAATCACGCGAGATTCCTTTTAAGGTCTTTTAATCATTCAGTtcttactttaatataatacaGACGTCAGttctttattcgattttcaacatTATCTCAAGACGattaagttgtatttttttaaagctatttgATAGATAGATACTAGAAGGACGACCTAGGTACTGTGTTTACTCGGAAAAGTAATGAATGAAATGGCCCGTGATCACGGTCGAGTTTACACTAACAATAATTACCTCagataatactttttaataagttCCTTACCGTCAGAtctttattcgattttcaacatTATCTCAAGACGATTAAGTTGTATTCTTTAAAGCAATTAAGACTTTTATTGCTTGGATTAGTAAGAGTTGCCAACAGTCATCTCAGTAATTAAATAGATCACCCATTGTGTTTATCCGATGAAGGATTTTTCACAGTAAATAACATTGCTTCGTggaaagtttataattttttttaattacttaatccCTGGTCTGTTTGATACTTACCTATTCACTGAAGATTTCCTATTTCCTTTACCTAAGTGATGCCTTTGATATTGTTCATGTACTTAAACTGCAGTAACGGTATCTTTTCTTTCTAATTTGTTTGTAGGTAATCTCATTGTGATACCCTCTTGTTTGTATCATGATcgcttttttaatgttttctgattcctctattattttttgtagagCACAAAAAATCGCTAAATCCGTTGGTCATTGAAACGTCTGGGATGGTCGTTTTGGGCAACACCGAAAGTCTGATAAGGATCTTATGAATTAAGAATGCCGTAAATATTGAAAGGTCCTTTTAGAGGTATTTAATGgcagttgttttgttttctagGTTCGGATAAAGGATAAACAATTAACAAACGAGTTTATTTGCTTTCTCTTTCTATATTTTCTGTCCCTGTCTAATAGGCGAGTCTGGTTTTGGACACAGGGTCCTGTGATTGAACATTGGATGTGCAAGTGTTTATCAATGTCTAATTAGAAAAAAGTtttacacagagaggagtggaaggaaggtagggatgcctttgccctgcagtgggacgaacTGAAATCGAAATCGAAttagaaattaatcaataacAGTCAGGAACCAAGTAAGAGTACCTAATATTGGTTTTGGCAAATCCCTCAGAGTTCGTACAAgacatttttaacttaaaagaAAAGTCTTTAACTCTTTAGCTTTTTAAACTTCGTACTACATAGATAAGAAGGCTACGTAAATTCATAAATTAGACTTATGAATCGTTAAGTGGTAGGTATAAACggtttttcttcttttaaatattagataGTTAGCTATTCAaactacttataaataaaataatctgttGATCAACATCACGTGAGACGATCATacgaactatttttattaaataaaagaatggCGTTACTACAGTAACAGGTTCGGACGGTGAGCATGGGTGGCTAACCGcccgcgcctcaaagagccgtAGCCACAGATAAGAAGGGCCTCATTTAATTATGCCGCCCTGGGCCTCTGACTAGGTTAGTCCGCCACTGCACAGATCCCCATCTgtgcccagcagggctgatgccgccccggagctgcggactgtctacgggttaccgggactcctgctcggaaagcaggagtaggaacggggtggtttttatttagtaagagtctgacactccctctcatcaggtccaagacgggagaacgagaagtaattggatcagtaacccaaaaaaaaaaaaaatacattaacagATTTTCTTAGTACCAATTAACATACCTATCTCTTCTAACTttcttataaattaataaaacaaaaatttgaagGGAAAGTTTGTTTGCTATCCaggtaagtaggtaataacAATCGTTTTCGTGGGGTAGGTAGAGTGTTCCGAAAATAACCACATAATCACATTATTTCTCACATAGTCGGCAATGTTATGCCTACCTGATGCAGATGAaggattttagttttttttaaataactttgccccacactaggattttcccctgtattgtgggtgcgtttacaaacatacatatgacacccagacccgaaacaacattttgtggatcacacaaagagttgcaccgtgcgggaatcgcacccgctacacattgcaagccagccagttgcccagccactgcgccaaccttgcagtcaaaagtgggtgtacttagGCTCCAGTGACCGCTTGTCACCAGGTCATCTGTaaagttttattagaaatatcCGAATCATGACAACGGAACCCAACTTTAGTCCATTCAACTTAGGTATAATTGCGAGAACCCTAGGTGTAACATGCGCTTAAATTTCAGACATTTTTAGCACGTGATTCAAGCGTGTCTATTGAcatctattttagttttatttcgttAGTTTTTTATGTAGaatgtttgtattaaattacatttattagataggtaagtagatacctatttataCGGTTCGGAAATTGGATATTTGCCCTCAAATGTCGACTTCGCGAATATCCTGAGTTTTTCGAATTTATCTGATTAAATCAAAATAGGTAATAGTGTCTAGTGTGGCgctctataataataataaaaaaatagttaaaactCACAAGACAACTTTTATAACGTCACACCGAAATAACTTTACTGACGTCACTAGCATGCCATTTGTTTTGCTAGCTCATAGCGGCACGCAATACTTAACATCGAATGGGCTACAATTTTCCGATTTTCTCGACgaagtttcatattttttttattaaattttagcCACTGAcctctgctgaccaaagcctcttcttgcATGGAGAAGGTTAGCATTAactaccacgcttgctcaatgcgagttggcgatttcaaacttataattagaaattataatcccAACTTTctttacaatgtttttcttcGCCGTTTgtttagtggtgtctaaataattaaattagaaagtacttgccattggtaggatTCGAAccagcaccctcatgcatgagcgggcgtcttaaacctccgggccaccaatTCAATAGGCTTTATgcttgtttagaaaaaaaacacaCCGGCCGAATTGAtaacctccttctttttgggaagtcgatTAATTAAGCAACATTCATCCATATTTTGGCGACGAATCCAATCCGGACCGTTACCGTATTTCTAGAGTTGAACTACTAAAAATATTCCccaaccataaaataaattattatctaatatgtttatatattttgccTAATggattttctttacaaattttgtttactaaatgactctattaatattaaaattgtgttttatatagATAACAAGcaaataatacataatgtattttttacgaTATATCAAGTCTTTATTTacttaagaataatttatttaaaacaattatcaaTAAGCTATCTTGTCTTAggggtttttttaaatttaagagTGGTTGATGACAACGGGCacttgttaaatattttgtaggtgGGCTTATACGCACATATAGGTAAGtttatttctatgaaaaatttTATAGTGCTTTCAACAATAACCTATCTAACAATGTCGTAAAACTCTTCCactatttaagtttttatttagaacTCGAGGAAAAGTCATgcaaaaaacaaacatataaaatacctacctacaaggAAAGAGGCTTATTTTTGTTCCTGACGACTGATTAACACATATTAATAACACATTCATTAAAGGTCCGAAAACaagaaagtataaaaaatactattatattcataaaacaaGTCTATTTTACATACGATTCTTagaactatatttttaaatatgttatttaaatgtcaatgcgcatacataaatattttacttagctAACTGCGAAGAAATAGATGGGCCCATtagtatgaaaatatattttgtctagtcaagttaaaatttttgtaataattaattattattgattaagGAAAAACattaggtatatattatattcatgTGATCAGCACTCTCAGGTTTAGACTGAGATCATGAAAAATA includes:
- the LOC118273188 gene encoding platelet-activating factor acetylhydrolase IB subunit beta homolog; amino-acid sequence: MNPCSVAAPQQDTEGDGRWYSIHNRFLSDAKGKDGDVIFIGDSILQALEHTEVWNQWFAPLHCLNFSIHKDQTQNVLWRIKNGELDHVDPKVIVVHVGTNNVEHTAEQVCDGILEIIRTIREKHPSAYIVLPSLLPRGQHPNLLREKNSTINQLLREKVANMNKVEMVSIDKGFIQTDGTISHHDMHDYLTPTNAACRKAFEPIYDLLQQILFEGEPEKDLTPSE